A part of Solicola gregarius genomic DNA contains:
- a CDS encoding fluoride efflux transporter FluC has translation MTAPASYGRDLAYASVLVVVGGIAGTLCRYGTAQALPTFHGWPVATMLVNVVGAFALGLLIERLAAIGPGSARLRHVRLLAGTGFLGSFTTYSSLAVETERLIGDGAYGTGVGYLVATLALGLVACLGGVAVASRPRRYARAAR, from the coding sequence GTGACCGCGCCCGCTTCGTACGGCCGCGACCTCGCGTACGCGTCTGTGCTCGTCGTGGTCGGCGGCATCGCCGGGACTCTCTGCCGCTACGGCACTGCGCAGGCCCTGCCGACGTTCCACGGTTGGCCGGTCGCGACGATGCTCGTCAATGTTGTCGGCGCGTTCGCGCTCGGCCTGCTCATCGAGCGGCTCGCCGCCATCGGTCCCGGCTCGGCCAGGCTTCGCCACGTACGCCTGCTGGCGGGGACGGGCTTCCTCGGCAGCTTCACGACGTACAGCTCGCTCGCGGTGGAGACCGAGCGACTGATCGGCGACGGTGCGTACGGCACCGGCGTGGGCTACCTCGTGGCGACCCTCGCCCTCGGGCTGGTGGCCTGTCTCGGAGGCGTCGCGGTCGCATCGCGGCCGCGCCGGTACGCGAGGGCGGCCCGGTGA
- a CDS encoding universal stress protein, with the protein MPETPVLVVGYRQGATGKAALRYARWLADALGGHVHVVHVTELDDFPVDPDQLDWELEAERRLSTVRAEVETLLGDDDASSWSYEVAHGDPGDALADVARSRRAAMVVVAAHVDGRLGRLHRLVARSIARELFDRAACPVLVVPCEETR; encoded by the coding sequence GTGCCCGAAACACCCGTTCTCGTCGTCGGCTACCGGCAGGGCGCCACCGGAAAGGCCGCTCTCCGGTACGCCCGTTGGCTCGCCGACGCGCTCGGCGGCCACGTACACGTCGTGCACGTCACCGAGCTCGACGATTTTCCGGTCGATCCGGACCAGCTCGACTGGGAGCTCGAGGCCGAGCGCAGGCTCTCGACCGTCCGTGCCGAGGTCGAGACCCTGCTGGGTGACGACGACGCGTCGTCGTGGTCGTACGAGGTCGCGCACGGAGATCCTGGAGACGCGCTCGCCGATGTCGCACGGAGCCGGCGCGCGGCCATGGTGGTCGTCGCAGCTCACGTCGACGGACGGCTCGGTCGCTTGCATCGGCTCGTCGCGCGATCGATCGCCCGCGAGCTGTTCGACCGGGCCGCCTGTCCGGTCCTCGTGGTCCCGTGCGAGGAGACCCGGTGA
- the solA gene encoding N-methyl-L-tryptophan oxidase: MDAQVAVIGTGSIGSMTLWQLARAGVSAIGFEQFGIAHDRAAAGGESRIFRTAYLEGPEYVPLLRRAHELWRELEAESGRALLTLNGGLMIGDRDSEAMRNVQASIDDFGLRHEVLDHTAMASRYPQHAIDPDEIAILDLDAGVLRPEFAVAAATYRARELAAAIRPHEQVTAIEPAADSVLIRTDRGAYAVEQAVVTTGPWTARFAPALASHIRPRRLVMTWYQAEDPELWRSEACPIFIRDNEDAHIFGIPTLDGGSVKVAPHSDDDGYLADADELDRNVEVDLVEPVNAAVARYLPGLIPEPVRVSAYMDAYTSDGHGVVGRAPGAENVWLLGAFSGHGFKMATAFGQVASDLVRHGTTDLPIGHLDPARFGG, encoded by the coding sequence GTGGACGCGCAGGTAGCCGTTATCGGCACGGGAAGCATCGGCTCGATGACACTGTGGCAGCTGGCCCGAGCGGGTGTCAGCGCCATCGGGTTCGAGCAGTTCGGCATCGCGCACGACCGCGCCGCCGCGGGCGGCGAGTCGCGAATCTTTCGCACCGCGTACCTCGAGGGTCCCGAGTACGTTCCGCTGCTCCGCCGGGCGCACGAGCTGTGGCGCGAGCTCGAGGCCGAGTCCGGGCGAGCCCTGCTCACGCTGAACGGCGGCCTGATGATCGGCGACCGTGACAGCGAGGCGATGCGCAACGTACAGGCCTCGATCGACGACTTCGGACTACGCCACGAGGTTCTCGACCACACAGCGATGGCGTCGCGGTACCCGCAGCACGCGATCGATCCCGACGAGATCGCGATCCTCGATCTCGACGCGGGTGTCCTGCGACCCGAGTTCGCGGTCGCGGCGGCGACGTACCGTGCCCGGGAGCTCGCCGCCGCCATCCGCCCGCACGAGCAGGTGACGGCGATCGAACCGGCGGCCGACTCGGTACTGATCCGGACCGATCGCGGCGCGTACGCGGTCGAGCAGGCCGTCGTCACGACCGGACCGTGGACCGCGCGATTCGCGCCGGCGCTGGCCAGCCACATTCGCCCGCGGCGGCTCGTCATGACCTGGTACCAGGCCGAGGACCCTGAACTGTGGCGGTCCGAGGCGTGCCCGATCTTCATCCGTGACAACGAGGACGCGCACATCTTCGGCATTCCGACGCTGGACGGCGGATCGGTCAAGGTCGCACCGCACTCCGACGACGACGGGTACCTCGCCGATGCCGACGAGCTCGACCGCAATGTCGAGGTCGACCTGGTGGAGCCGGTCAATGCGGCGGTCGCTCGCTATCTGCCGGGGCTGATTCCCGAGCCGGTACGCGTGTCGGCGTACATGGACGCCTACACCTCCGACGGGCACGGCGTTGTCGGCCGCGCGCCCGGAGCCGAGAACGTCTGGCTGCTCGGCGCATTCTCCGGCCACGGGTTCAAGATGGCGACCGCGTTCGGCCAGGTCGCGTCCGACCTGGTGCGGCACGGGACGACCGACCTGCCGATCGGCCACCTCGACCCGGCGAGATTCGGCGGCTGA
- a CDS encoding glycosyltransferase, whose amino-acid sequence MGGILFVSWPGAGNQVPASGLATTLTERGYDITFAGYADQRDRFAAHGHDFRLLERAQRAWPTTPPTDWMPALVDAVWACRDHVDDVAELLGSGAYDAMVVDCLMFGALAGASRHELPTAVLVHSAPGALLPPGGGLDHLALAAVNEIRTDIGLPAVARLWDTWRDFATLCTSVPELDPLAPGLPESFEYVGPLFEPSRTTWESPWRVDDDRPLVLVSFSTGMAWDQRSRIRRTVDALADGTRRILVTTGPFDVSDLADRPGVVLAPYVPHDQVLPAAAVMVTHAGHGTVAASLAHGVPIVALPNVAADQPALAAHLDRLGAGIALDGDDADPAQIADAVRAVVEGRSYASAARAIAARIADAPGPEGAADRLVRLAQGVSV is encoded by the coding sequence ATGGGCGGGATCCTGTTCGTCAGCTGGCCCGGCGCGGGCAACCAGGTGCCGGCGAGCGGGCTCGCCACGACCTTGACCGAACGCGGGTACGACATCACGTTCGCGGGCTACGCCGACCAGCGCGATCGCTTCGCTGCGCATGGACACGACTTCCGGCTGCTCGAGCGAGCGCAACGTGCCTGGCCGACGACACCGCCGACCGACTGGATGCCCGCGCTGGTCGACGCCGTCTGGGCGTGTCGCGACCACGTCGACGACGTCGCGGAGCTGCTCGGCTCCGGGGCGTACGACGCAATGGTGGTCGACTGCCTGATGTTCGGTGCGCTGGCGGGTGCTTCGCGGCACGAGCTGCCCACGGCCGTTCTGGTGCACAGCGCTCCCGGCGCGCTGCTGCCACCGGGTGGTGGACTCGACCACCTTGCGCTGGCTGCCGTCAACGAGATCCGCACCGACATCGGCCTGCCGGCCGTGGCTCGCCTATGGGACACCTGGCGCGACTTTGCGACGCTCTGCACGAGTGTTCCGGAACTCGATCCGCTCGCGCCCGGTCTCCCGGAGAGCTTCGAGTACGTCGGGCCGCTGTTCGAGCCGAGCCGTACGACCTGGGAGTCGCCGTGGCGAGTTGACGACGATCGCCCGCTGGTGCTGGTCAGCTTCTCCACTGGCATGGCGTGGGACCAGAGGTCACGGATCCGCCGGACCGTCGACGCGCTCGCCGACGGGACGCGACGGATCCTGGTCACCACCGGCCCGTTCGACGTATCCGATCTCGCCGACCGACCCGGAGTCGTGCTGGCACCGTATGTGCCACACGACCAGGTACTTCCGGCGGCCGCCGTGATGGTCACCCATGCCGGTCACGGCACCGTCGCTGCATCCCTCGCGCACGGCGTACCGATCGTCGCGCTGCCGAATGTCGCCGCCGACCAGCCCGCACTGGCCGCTCACCTCGACCGTCTCGGGGCAGGCATCGCGCTCGACGGAGACGACGCGGACCCCGCTCAGATCGCCGACGCCGTCAGGGCGGTGGTCGAGGGCCGTTCGTACGCCTCGGCCGCCCGTGCGATCGCAGCGCGGATCGCCGACGCTCCCGGCCCTGAGGGTGCGGCCGATCGCCTCGTACGGCTCGCTCAGGGCGTATCCGTCTAG
- a CDS encoding TetR/AcrR family transcriptional regulator, with translation MNAARTYTMGARAKSAEETRRRIRAAAVLQLKERLRSDIRLDDIAAQAGVTVQTVLRIHGSKAELFRLAFGDVIEEMKDAFGQVSPGDIGAGVRASFDHYEEYGGVVIDSLADEHEPDVAPIVAVGRERHRDWVETVFAPQLAGVRTPDRTRLIDALVCATDVYTWKLLRRDMARPRDVAEATMRRLVEALLGED, from the coding sequence ATGAATGCGGCGAGGACGTACACCATGGGCGCCCGCGCGAAGAGCGCCGAGGAGACCAGGCGGCGCATCCGTGCCGCGGCCGTGCTGCAGCTGAAGGAGCGGTTGCGGTCCGATATCCGGCTCGACGACATCGCGGCCCAGGCCGGGGTGACCGTGCAAACCGTGCTTCGGATCCACGGCAGTAAGGCAGAGCTGTTCCGGCTCGCGTTCGGCGACGTGATCGAGGAGATGAAGGATGCCTTCGGGCAGGTCTCGCCGGGCGATATCGGCGCGGGCGTTCGGGCGTCCTTCGACCATTACGAGGAGTACGGCGGCGTCGTCATCGACAGCCTCGCCGACGAGCACGAGCCCGATGTCGCGCCGATCGTCGCCGTCGGGCGGGAGCGGCACCGCGACTGGGTCGAGACCGTCTTCGCCCCGCAATTGGCCGGAGTGCGTACGCCAGACCGGACTCGGCTGATCGACGCGCTGGTCTGTGCGACCGATGTCTACACCTGGAAGCTGCTGCGTCGTGACATGGCACGCCCGCGTGACGTCGCGGAGGCCACGATGCGGCGGCTGGTCGAGGCACTGTTGGGGGAGGACTGA
- a CDS encoding SDR family NAD(P)-dependent oxidoreductase, which yields MTKEHGVEASYVQADLTIRADVDRVAERLADPANPVDVLVNNAGYGLMTKFADSTIDDEQGNLDILVGAPMRLSHATIGPMLERRRGRIINIASVAGYTPRGTYGAHKAWLISFSRWANLEYAHRGVTTTAVVAGFVRTEFHQRMDARTDNIPGWMWLSADRLVREALADVDAGKALSTPSKRYKVLSVLARNAPQSIVAKAARKGREAKPDA from the coding sequence TTGACGAAGGAGCATGGGGTCGAGGCGTCGTACGTGCAGGCCGACCTGACCATACGCGCGGACGTCGACCGCGTGGCGGAGCGGCTGGCCGACCCCGCGAACCCCGTCGACGTACTCGTCAACAACGCCGGATACGGCCTGATGACGAAGTTCGCCGACAGCACCATCGACGATGAGCAGGGCAACCTCGACATCCTGGTGGGTGCGCCCATGCGGCTCTCCCATGCGACGATCGGCCCGATGCTCGAGCGTCGACGTGGGCGGATCATCAACATCGCAAGCGTTGCCGGCTACACCCCCCGTGGTACGTACGGTGCCCACAAGGCCTGGCTGATCAGCTTCAGCCGCTGGGCGAACCTCGAGTACGCGCATCGCGGCGTCACGACGACGGCGGTCGTCGCCGGTTTCGTACGCACCGAGTTCCACCAGCGGATGGACGCTCGGACCGACAACATCCCCGGCTGGATGTGGCTCTCGGCGGATCGGCTCGTACGCGAGGCGCTGGCCGACGTCGATGCCGGCAAGGCACTCTCGACCCCGTCGAAGCGCTACAAGGTGCTGTCCGTGCTGGCGCGAAACGCTCCGCAGTCGATCGTCGCGAAAGCGGCGCGCAAGGGCCGCGAGGCGAAGCCGGACGCCTGA
- a CDS encoding YwaF family protein, which translates to MDVWAAEDFATFGGAHLAVLGVFVVGAFVLVAVGRAQRGTSEVPPFSKVLAVLVPAVTVPLQVYQQLPGQWNLEKSLPLQLCDLAWISAAIALWTLRPWAIGLTYFWGLTLTTQAVATPDLGSTFPEPSFLMYWAMHLLIVWSAMYLTFGLGLGPTWRDYRICVLVTLAWAVAMLAFNALVGSNYGFLNGKPDDPSLLDLLGPWPVYLGFEIAIILGVWALMTWPWVVRQRGSEVAVT; encoded by the coding sequence GTGGACGTCTGGGCCGCCGAGGACTTCGCCACGTTCGGCGGCGCCCATCTGGCGGTGCTCGGCGTGTTCGTCGTCGGCGCGTTCGTTCTGGTCGCCGTCGGTCGTGCCCAGCGCGGTACGAGTGAGGTGCCGCCGTTCAGCAAGGTGCTGGCCGTGCTGGTGCCGGCGGTGACCGTTCCGCTGCAGGTCTATCAGCAGCTTCCCGGGCAGTGGAACCTCGAGAAGTCACTTCCGCTGCAGCTGTGCGATCTCGCGTGGATCTCCGCCGCAATCGCACTCTGGACGCTGCGACCGTGGGCGATCGGGCTGACGTACTTCTGGGGCCTCACCCTGACGACGCAGGCCGTCGCCACCCCCGATCTCGGCTCGACGTTCCCCGAGCCCAGCTTCCTGATGTACTGGGCGATGCATCTGCTGATCGTCTGGTCCGCGATGTACCTGACGTTCGGCCTCGGCCTCGGCCCTACCTGGCGGGACTACCGGATCTGTGTATTGGTCACGCTGGCGTGGGCCGTCGCGATGCTCGCCTTCAACGCGCTTGTGGGGAGCAACTACGGCTTCCTCAACGGCAAACCGGATGACCCGTCGCTCCTCGATCTGCTGGGTCCGTGGCCGGTCTATCTCGGGTTCGAGATCGCAATCATACTTGGCGTCTGGGCGTTGATGACCTGGCCGTGGGTGGTACGTCAGCGTGGGTCCGAGGTCGCGGTCACCTAG
- a CDS encoding FAD-binding protein, whose amino-acid sequence MDADVIVVGAGLAGLVAAAELTERGRSVVLVDQEPEQNLGGQAFWSFGGIFLVDSPEQRRMGVRDSRELALQDWFGTAAFDRDTDEWPRRWAEAYVDFAAGEKRAWLRERGVGFFPIVGWAERGGYDATGHGNSVPRFHVTWGTGPAVVAPFERRVRAAAESGRLALRFRHRVDEIVTDGGTVTGVRGAVLEPSDAPRGAATSRVAVGEFELSGQAVVVSSGGIGGNHDLVRSAWPDSLGTPRTRC is encoded by the coding sequence GTGGATGCAGACGTCATCGTCGTCGGCGCGGGACTCGCCGGGCTCGTCGCGGCCGCCGAGCTGACCGAACGCGGACGCTCGGTCGTACTCGTCGATCAGGAGCCCGAGCAGAACCTCGGTGGACAGGCGTTCTGGTCGTTCGGCGGGATCTTCCTCGTCGACTCCCCCGAGCAGCGCCGGATGGGCGTACGCGACAGCCGCGAACTCGCCCTGCAGGACTGGTTCGGGACGGCGGCATTCGACCGCGACACCGACGAGTGGCCGCGCCGCTGGGCGGAGGCGTACGTCGACTTCGCCGCCGGGGAGAAGCGGGCGTGGCTGCGTGAGCGCGGGGTCGGGTTCTTCCCGATCGTCGGGTGGGCCGAGCGCGGTGGATATGACGCGACCGGACACGGCAACTCGGTGCCCAGGTTCCATGTGACATGGGGAACCGGGCCCGCGGTCGTTGCGCCGTTCGAGCGGCGCGTACGTGCGGCCGCGGAGTCCGGGCGCCTCGCGCTGCGGTTCCGGCATCGGGTCGACGAGATCGTCACCGACGGCGGCACCGTGACGGGCGTACGCGGAGCGGTGCTGGAGCCGAGCGATGCGCCTCGTGGCGCCGCGACCTCGAGGGTTGCGGTCGGCGAGTTCGAGCTGTCCGGCCAGGCCGTGGTCGTGTCGTCGGGCGGCATCGGCGGCAACCATGACCTCGTCCGATCGGCGTGGCCGGACAGCCTCGGCACTCCCCGGACCAGATGCTGA
- a CDS encoding FAD-binding protein — MAGQPRHSPDQMLTGVPAYVDGRMIGITERAGGQVVNRDRMWHYVEGIRNYAPVWENHGIRILPGPSSLWLDATGRRLPVPLFPGFDTLGTLAHLRTTGHDYSWFVLSQKVIEKEFALSGSEQNPDLTGKSIREVLRQRLRAGAPEPVEAFKQQGADFVVADDIRELVAGMNRVAGNDLLDAADVERQVVARDREIDNAFTKDLQVTAIRGARNYRADKLFRVAPPHRFLDPKAGPLIAVQLHVITRKSLGGLNTDLSGRVLDESGAPVPGPVRRGRGERLRRRRRARLSLARGDVPRRLHLLGQGRRQRRSRRDRVGAGTGRCRRTS, encoded by the coding sequence GTGGCCGGACAGCCTCGGCACTCCCCGGACCAGATGCTGACCGGCGTACCCGCGTACGTCGACGGCCGGATGATCGGTATCACCGAACGCGCCGGGGGACAGGTCGTCAACCGGGACCGGATGTGGCATTACGTCGAGGGCATCCGCAACTACGCGCCCGTGTGGGAGAACCACGGCATCCGCATCCTGCCGGGGCCGTCGTCACTGTGGCTCGACGCAACCGGCCGGCGGCTGCCCGTGCCGCTGTTCCCGGGCTTCGACACACTCGGCACGCTCGCGCACCTGCGTACGACCGGCCACGACTACAGCTGGTTCGTGCTCAGCCAGAAGGTGATCGAGAAGGAGTTCGCGCTCTCCGGTTCGGAGCAGAACCCCGATCTCACCGGCAAGAGCATCCGCGAGGTCCTTCGGCAGCGGTTGCGCGCCGGCGCTCCCGAGCCGGTCGAGGCGTTCAAGCAGCAGGGTGCCGACTTCGTCGTGGCCGACGACATCCGCGAGCTGGTCGCCGGGATGAACCGCGTCGCCGGTAACGACCTCCTCGACGCGGCCGACGTGGAACGACAGGTCGTCGCCCGCGACCGCGAGATCGACAACGCCTTCACCAAGGACCTCCAGGTCACCGCGATTCGTGGTGCGCGCAACTACCGGGCCGACAAGCTCTTCCGGGTCGCGCCGCCGCACCGGTTCCTCGACCCCAAGGCCGGGCCGCTGATCGCCGTACAGCTGCACGTCATCACCCGCAAGAGCCTCGGCGGCCTCAACACCGATCTGTCCGGCCGCGTCCTCGACGAGTCCGGGGCGCCCGTACCCGGCCCTGTACGCCGCGGGCGAGGCGAGCGGCTTCGGCGGCGGCGGCGTGCACGGCTATCGCTCGCTCGAGGGGACGTTCCTCGGAGGTTGCATCTTCTCGGGCAGGGCCGCCGGCAGAGGCGCAGCCGACGCGACCGGGTAGGCGCCGGAACCGGCCGCTGTCGACGTACGTCCTAG
- a CDS encoding HNH endonuclease signature motif containing protein — translation MRAATLTDDLGSGDGLDVALDARRRIAKSEAAQYDALLGYLADTADTPLARAGGVNEWTRYGGSGTPSVSEYAACEVGPALGLSASGGRDLIADALDLVYRLPQLFACLHAGSVDAWRLRKVARKTRRFTIAQAADADRRLAAANVDGTPLIARVGMGRVNQILDQIRIVEDPDDPENQRNENSARRSVSIWPDEGVARISGTLSLDDGKRLDQRLDQIVESLRFLGDNRPYGILRSVALGMLDEPDSLDDLYHHVQAARADQTDKTEPKPEPDPEPADQSADLPGDGRSPERAHRARRSGSRHTVLYVHFDRCWGTWSLEDVGAITRSEAAEILGHSHVTVKPVIDLETTISATGYVAPPRLREQLALTNAGTCTFPHCTRPARVGDYDHIINHREGGPTDSRNGHRLCRYHHRAKTFTAWQVSTPAPGIWLWQSPAGRSYLVTGGTTTKLPGRTTATIRNRRKRDAA, via the coding sequence ATGAGGGCGGCCACACTCACCGACGATCTCGGGTCCGGCGACGGGCTCGATGTTGCGCTGGATGCGCGGCGTCGGATCGCCAAGTCCGAGGCCGCCCAGTACGACGCCCTGCTCGGCTACCTCGCCGACACTGCAGACACGCCGCTCGCACGTGCCGGTGGTGTCAATGAGTGGACCCGTTACGGCGGGTCGGGCACCCCGAGCGTGTCGGAGTACGCCGCGTGTGAGGTCGGCCCCGCACTGGGCTTGAGTGCATCCGGTGGGCGGGACCTGATCGCCGACGCATTGGACCTCGTCTACCGTCTCCCGCAACTGTTCGCGTGCCTGCACGCCGGGTCGGTGGATGCGTGGCGGCTCCGCAAGGTTGCCCGCAAGACCCGACGATTCACGATCGCCCAGGCCGCCGACGCCGACCGGCGACTCGCAGCTGCGAACGTGGATGGGACGCCGTTGATCGCGCGGGTCGGCATGGGGCGGGTGAACCAGATCCTGGACCAGATCCGGATCGTCGAAGACCCCGACGACCCCGAAAACCAGCGCAACGAAAACAGTGCTCGGCGGAGTGTGTCGATCTGGCCCGACGAGGGTGTTGCCCGCATCTCCGGCACCCTGTCCCTCGACGACGGGAAACGTCTCGATCAGCGCCTCGACCAGATCGTCGAATCCTTGCGGTTCCTCGGCGACAACCGGCCCTACGGCATCCTCCGCTCCGTCGCCCTGGGCATGCTCGACGAACCCGACAGCCTCGACGACCTCTACCACCACGTCCAGGCAGCCCGCGCCGACCAGACCGACAAGACCGAACCGAAGCCGGAGCCGGACCCGGAGCCGGCCGACCAGTCGGCCGACCTGCCCGGCGACGGCAGGTCACCCGAACGGGCACATCGGGCCCGCCGCTCCGGCTCGCGGCACACCGTCCTGTACGTCCATTTCGACCGGTGCTGGGGCACCTGGTCCCTCGAAGACGTCGGCGCCATCACCCGCTCCGAAGCCGCCGAGATCCTCGGCCACTCCCACGTCACAGTCAAACCCGTCATCGACCTCGAGACCACCATCTCCGCCACCGGCTATGTCGCACCACCACGGCTCAGGGAACAGCTCGCGCTGACGAACGCCGGCACCTGCACCTTTCCCCACTGCACGCGTCCGGCCAGGGTCGGCGACTACGACCACATCATCAACCACCGAGAAGGCGGCCCGACCGACTCGAGAAACGGCCACCGACTATGTAGGTATCACCACCGCGCGAAGACGTTCACCGCCTGGCAGGTATCCACCCCCGCACCCGGGATTTGGCTCTGGCAATCACCCGCCGGACGGTCGTACCTCGTCACCGGCGGCACCACCACCAAACTCCCCGGCCGCACCACAGCGACCATCCGCAACCGCCGAAAACGGGACGCCGCTTAG
- a CDS encoding DUF58 domain-containing protein has translation MSDSRLAPWRPTHAIVRVTAIGFGGVLVAAAFGRIDLVVLAGPLLVVAVWAAWCRPTDRPAYDSRWASLSIREGETTRCAFRLDSVDHLDDAIVELTVPSFVSVAPTPASIPMTPDGSALTADVRLRSARWGSRTVGPADITASSVWDGFRARSGPFALHELITSPIPATFDSSAPMPHPVGLVGRHRSARRGDGAEFNSIRPFEVGDRLRRIHWPVSLRTGELHSITTWADQDAHVVLMVDGTDDIGISGGVDGVASSLDVTVRAAAAVAEQFLRAGDRVEVRLLDSRGMRRVPPSSGTTQLRRVLEQLTVIRPGVDARFDPLQGQQRLSAGATVVMLSPLIAKGPLAAAASLARSGLSIVVVDTLPSDVEPHLYDDRYADLAWRIRLLERQREVHRIQEVGVPVVPWRGPGSLDEVLRDLDRRAAAPRLARR, from the coding sequence ATGAGCGATTCCAGGCTCGCGCCGTGGCGGCCAACGCACGCGATCGTCCGGGTGACCGCGATCGGGTTCGGCGGCGTGCTGGTGGCCGCCGCCTTCGGGCGCATCGACCTGGTGGTACTAGCGGGTCCCCTGCTGGTCGTCGCGGTGTGGGCCGCGTGGTGCCGGCCGACCGACCGGCCGGCGTACGACTCTCGATGGGCGTCGCTGTCGATCCGCGAGGGTGAGACGACGCGATGTGCGTTCCGACTCGATTCGGTCGACCACCTGGATGACGCGATCGTCGAACTCACCGTGCCGTCGTTCGTGTCGGTCGCGCCCACACCAGCATCGATTCCGATGACGCCGGACGGGTCGGCTCTCACCGCCGACGTGCGCCTGCGGTCGGCCCGATGGGGGAGTCGTACGGTCGGGCCGGCAGACATCACCGCGAGCAGTGTGTGGGACGGGTTCCGGGCCCGGTCCGGGCCGTTCGCGCTGCACGAGCTCATCACGTCGCCGATCCCGGCGACCTTCGACTCGTCCGCACCGATGCCGCACCCAGTGGGTCTTGTCGGCCGGCACCGGTCGGCGCGGCGCGGCGACGGTGCGGAGTTCAACAGCATCAGGCCCTTCGAGGTCGGCGACCGGCTCCGCCGCATCCATTGGCCGGTTTCGTTGCGTACGGGTGAGCTGCACTCGATCACGACCTGGGCTGATCAGGACGCACACGTTGTGCTGATGGTCGACGGCACCGATGACATCGGCATCAGCGGTGGTGTCGACGGTGTCGCGAGCTCGCTCGACGTGACGGTTCGGGCGGCGGCAGCCGTCGCCGAGCAGTTCCTGCGGGCCGGCGATCGCGTTGAGGTGCGGCTGCTCGACTCGCGGGGAATGCGGCGCGTACCTCCGTCGTCGGGCACGACCCAGCTTCGGCGCGTACTCGAACAGCTGACCGTCATCAGGCCGGGCGTCGACGCGCGGTTCGATCCACTCCAGGGCCAACAGCGCCTCAGTGCGGGCGCGACCGTCGTGATGCTGTCGCCGCTGATCGCGAAGGGCCCGTTGGCTGCCGCCGCGAGCCTCGCCCGTTCGGGCTTGAGCATCGTCGTGGTCGACACACTGCCCAGCGACGTCGAGCCGCACCTGTACGACGACCGGTACGCCGACCTCGCATGGCGCATCCGGCTGCTCGAGCGCCAGCGCGAGGTGCATCGCATCCAGGAGGTCGGCGTGCCCGTCGTACCGTGGCGCGGACCGGGCAGCCTCGACGAGGTTCTGCGCGACCTGGACCGCCGCGCGGCCGCACCGAGACTGGCGCGGCGATGA
- a CDS encoding AAA family ATPase — MNAPPPATVSVQAAQILDAVERAVVGKRHPLSLVLSGILAGGHVLLEDFPGLGKTLAARSFAQVLGLDFKRAQFTPDLLPGDITGSFVYDQGVREFAFRPGPLFTGLLLADEINRTPPKTQAALLEAMQEHQVTVEGCTFELELPFHVLATANPVEYEGTYPLPEAQLDRFLMRIGFGYPSPSDEWEVLRRRVERRHEDQSLEPVTDAAGLMAMQAAVEMVTVDDSVGQYCVALAGATREHRHVLLGSSPRGALALMLTSRAYAVVSGRDFVAPDDVKAVAPAVLTHRITVKPELWSSNVTADSVVSDVLSRTPVPSAREPQPATPAS, encoded by the coding sequence ATGAACGCACCCCCGCCGGCCACCGTCTCCGTCCAGGCGGCGCAGATACTCGACGCCGTCGAACGTGCCGTCGTGGGCAAGCGGCATCCGCTCTCGCTCGTGCTGAGCGGCATCCTGGCCGGCGGCCACGTGCTGCTCGAAGACTTCCCCGGGCTCGGCAAGACCCTCGCCGCTCGATCCTTCGCGCAGGTCCTCGGGCTGGACTTCAAACGCGCCCAGTTCACGCCCGACCTGCTTCCCGGCGACATCACCGGGTCGTTCGTGTACGACCAGGGCGTCCGCGAGTTCGCCTTCCGCCCCGGGCCGTTGTTCACCGGCCTGCTGCTGGCCGACGAGATCAACCGGACACCGCCGAAGACGCAGGCCGCACTGCTGGAGGCGATGCAGGAGCATCAGGTGACGGTCGAGGGGTGCACGTTCGAGCTCGAGCTGCCGTTCCACGTACTCGCGACCGCCAACCCGGTCGAGTACGAGGGCACGTACCCGCTTCCGGAGGCGCAGCTCGACCGGTTCCTGATGCGGATCGGCTTCGGGTATCCGTCGCCGAGCGACGAGTGGGAGGTGCTGCGCCGCCGCGTGGAACGGCGACACGAAGACCAGTCACTCGAACCGGTCACCGATGCCGCGGGCCTGATGGCGATGCAGGCGGCCGTCGAGATGGTCACGGTCGACGACAGCGTCGGCCAGTACTGCGTCGCGCTTGCCGGAGCGACGCGCGAGCACCGGCATGTGCTGCTCGGATCGTCGCCGCGCGGTGCGCTCGCCTTGATGCTCACGTCGCGCGCGTACGCGGTCGTCTCCGGACGTGACTTCGTCGCGCCGGACGACGTGAAGGCCGTCGCCCCAGCCGTGCTCACCCACCGGATCACGGTCAAACCCGAGCTGTGGTCCTCCAACGTGACCGCCGACTCGGTCGTCAGCGATGTGCTGTCGCGTACGCCGGTGCCGTCCGCCCGTGAGCCGCAGCCGGCGACTCCGGCGTCATGA